GAGTCCTGGTCGCCAGTACGACCCCGGCGATCCTCCGGGACCGACCGGCCGACGTGATCGCAGCGCTGCGATCACTCCTCGCCCTGGGCGCGGCCCGCCCCGCGCCGCCGGGCGTCACCGCCCGCGGGCACGCCCAGCCGGAGCTGCCGCTTCCGGGGCCGTGGCCCACCCCTGGCTACGCCCCGAAGGCGCGGGACACCGAGTAGATCAACAGGCCCGCCAGGGCGCCGACCACCGTGCCGTTGATCCGGATGAACTGCAGGTCGCGGCCGATGTGGGCCTCGATCTTGCGGGAGGTGTGCTCGGCGTCCCAGCCCGCCACCGTGTCCGTGATCAGCGAGGTGATCTCGGTCCGGTAGGTGGTGACGACGTAGACCACCGCGCCCTCGATCCAGCCCTCCAGCTTCGCCTGCAGCCGGCTGTCGGTGGCCAGCCGCGCACCCAGGGAGGTCAGCGAGGCGCGGACCCGCAGGCGCAGCTCGCTCTGCTCGTCCTCCGCCGCCGAGATGATCATCGACCGGATAGCCGACCAGGCGGAGGCGATCACGTCCTGGACCTCGTCCCGCGCCAGGATCTCGGACTTGAGGCGCTCCACCTTCGCGCGCGTCTCCGTGTCCGACTGGAGGTCGGCCGCGAAGTCCCGCAGGAAACGGTCCACCGCCCCGCGCGCCGGGTGCTCGGGCATGTCCCGCATCTCCGTGATGAAACGGAGCAGCTCCTTGTAGACGCGCTCGCCCACCTTGCGGTCCACGAACCGCGGGGTCCAGCCCGGGGCGCCGCCCTGGACCGCGTCCGTGATCGAGTCCCCGTGCGTGACGAGCCAGTCGTGGGCCTTGGCGCAGATGAGGTCGACGGCCCGGCGGTGGCCGCCGTCCGCGACGACCCGCTCCAGGGTCTTGCCGATGCCCGGCGCGATCTCGGCGGTCTCGGCGCGCCGGGTGATCGCCTCGCCGACAATGGCCTGTACGTCTGAGTCGCGCAGTACGGTCAGGGCCCCGCGCAGGGCTGCCGCCAGCTCGGCCGTGACCCGGTCGGCGTGGGCGGGCTCGGCCAGCCAGGCGCCGAGGCGGCCGCCGATGCCGAGGGCGTGGAGGCGGGCCCGGACCACGTCGGAGGAGAGGAAGTTCTCGCCGACGAACTCGCCGAGGGTGACGCCGAGCTGGTCCTTCTTCGTCGGGATGATCGCCGTGTGCGGGATGGGCAGGCCGAGCGGCCGCTTGAAGAGCGCGGTGACGGCGAACCAGTCCGCGAGCGCGCCGACCATGCCGGCCTCGGCCGCGGCCGCCACGTACGCGGCCCAGCCGCCGGCGCCCCAGGCGTGCTGGGCGTACTTGGCCAGTACGTAGACCAGCGCGACCAGGACCAGCAGACCGGTCGCGATGGTCTTCATCCGCCGGACCCCGCGCCGGCGCTCCTCGTCGGCGGCGTTGAACACGAACGCTCCGCGGGCGGGGGGCGGTACGGGTGGTGCGGACGGTGATGGTGGTGGCGGGGCGGTGCCTCCGGCTGTGCTGCGGTTCTCCACGTGCTCCTGCCTTCCCCCGGGGGCGCCGGTTTTGTCTGCACAGCATCCGACTCCCGGGAACCCCGAGGAGTTCCCGCCACGCCCTTTCGCTCCCGCGGGGGCTGCGGTACGGGGCTGCCCCGCGCCCCGCCGTTTCGCTCCCGCGGGGCTGCGGTACGGTTCGCCCCGGGCCCGCGGTGTGGACGGGGCTGCGCCCCCGGCCCCGAGCACCGCCGGAGGACGGCTCGGGCCGCAGGCCCGACGAGCCGAGCCACCGCCGGGCTTGCCGCGAACCGCCGCGGCCGACGGGGCGGTGCCCCCAAGCCGACCGCCGCAGGCGCGCCGGGCAGCAGGCCCCCAGCCCGGCCACCGGCCCCTGTCCCGTCTCGCTGCCGCGACCGGCCGGTGTTCCCGGGCCCGAACCACCAGCCGTCCCGTGCCCTTTCCGGCCGGCGGCGGCCGGGGCGCCGCGGGGACGCAGGCTCCGGCGGCCGACGCACCGTCCAGCCGGAGGCCCGGTGACGGGCAGGGCCTCCGGGTCGGGCGCCAGCCCCGCAGGCCCCGCGAGGACGGGCAGGCCCGGCTTCGGGGGCTGCCGCAGGCCCCGCCGCTACAGC
Above is a genomic segment from Streptomyces sp. NBC_01233 containing:
- a CDS encoding DUF445 domain-containing protein; translated protein: MENRSTAGGTAPPPPSPSAPPVPPPARGAFVFNAADEERRRGVRRMKTIATGLLVLVALVYVLAKYAQHAWGAGGWAAYVAAAAEAGMVGALADWFAVTALFKRPLGLPIPHTAIIPTKKDQLGVTLGEFVGENFLSSDVVRARLHALGIGGRLGAWLAEPAHADRVTAELAAALRGALTVLRDSDVQAIVGEAITRRAETAEIAPGIGKTLERVVADGGHRRAVDLICAKAHDWLVTHGDSITDAVQGGAPGWTPRFVDRKVGERVYKELLRFITEMRDMPEHPARGAVDRFLRDFAADLQSDTETRAKVERLKSEILARDEVQDVIASAWSAIRSMIISAAEDEQSELRLRVRASLTSLGARLATDSRLQAKLEGWIEGAVVYVVTTYRTEITSLITDTVAGWDAEHTSRKIEAHIGRDLQFIRINGTVVGALAGLLIYSVSRAFGA